The sequence CCTGTCGCACGATCGACCGAACTGATAGACCTGGAGACCTTTCTCCGTTGGATACGAGACCCGAGACTCGACAACGGAGCGAAGGGTGTCATGCCCGATTTCCTTGCCTCGAAAATCTCCGATGCACAGGCGAAAGAGCTTTGGCTCTACATCGTCGATGCCACAGGCTCCGATGGAAAGCCGAGGGATTAGGAGGCATCATGTTTTCAGTTCCCTTCACTCTATTTACCGCGTCTTGCTGCCGCCGATGACGATGTCGGTGTCACGACACGATCTTCCGATGCTGCCGGTGTCGTGAAATACTCCCAAGCTTCGGTAATGTTCGTGCCCATCTTTTCGTGAGCCCTTATTCTGCCGGGCTTTTTTGTCCATAATAGACCCGCATTTATTTACTTTCCCTTGTGTCTGCATTAAGGTTTCTGTGAAGTTAATCAAAAAGGAGGGATAATATGTCACGTAAAATCTGCCAATTGGTTGTATGTGTAATGATTCTGGCTTTTGTGGCGCCGGCTTTTGCCTATACCACCGATCAGGCGTCAAATGGAAAGGTACTTTATGGTAAAAATTGTGCCGTGTGCCATGGGGCCAATGGCGAGGGCGGTACGGTTCCCGAACAATTCGGTAAAAAACTTGCAGGTAAAAAGACTTCTCCTGTAGCTGGTCCGGGATATCTGCCGAAAATGAAGACGGCGGGTCAGGCATATGAATTTGCAAGCAAGAATATGCCTGCCAACAAGCCGGGCAGCCTGAAGAGCAACGAGTATCTCGACATCATCGCTTTTGCCCTCCAGGCCAATGGCATTCAGCCTGACGGCGAGCCCCTGACCCCGGCTTCGGCCGAGAAGATAAAACTGGCAGGTGGGGCGAAATAGCTCTTCTTATTTGAGGGATTGGAGAACCCGTTCAATCCGACGTAAAGGCTCCTTCAGCTCGGAAGAAGTATATCTCAATGAGCTGAGTTGAAGGAAAGGCTATTCCAAAAGGTTTAGGATCAGGTCTTGTTTTTGCGTGTGATTTTTCTCCTGCAAAATACAGGGCCTGATGCCCCATTCTCTTAATCAGGGAAAGATCTTCTTTACCCGCCCTATTTCTCCGTTTTCCAAACGGACTTTTATCCCATGAGGATGGTGCGCTGATTTGGTCAGAATATCCTTTACGGTTCCATTAGTCAGCGTGCCGGTGCGCTGATCTTTCTTGAGGACGATTGCCACTTTTGTTCCCCGTTGAATGTCAGATCGCATTGTTCCGTCCATATCGCCTTTAACATATCATATGGCGTTACTATTTCAAAGCCGGGCATATTTAGCTTATAGGAATTTACAAATGACGGCACCCTTTTTATATAACCCGCACCCCTTTAATTCGCTTCACGGGGACGGGAGGGCTCTTTACTCCACGCGCCTTGCGAGCACCGGCGGGTACCCACCCGGTGAGGAGAAACGTTCCGAAGGACAGCCATCCATGTTTGAGGAGGTACGACGAGTTGGGTGGCTGAGTGCCGGACGAACCGTCTTTTGGTGGGTAACGCGCGCAGTTGAAGCGGGGAGTATAGAGTCCTCCCGTCACCGTGACTCCCCAAACCGCCTGTTTGCAGTTTTTCGGGCAAATCCACGGTGCCATTTTACGGGATTTGATGAGGCAAAGGAACAGAAAGGGTGTAAAGATGCCGGGGATCGAGCAGGTAAAGGGTCACTCTCCAAAACCGTGCGGTTTCCCCGATGCCTCACATTCCGAAGGCTGCCCTTTCTTTTCTGAAGCTTGTCTTCAGGCGGCCCATTATCCTGATCTCCAGCTGTCTTACCCTTTCACGGGAGATGTTGAACCGCTCCCCCAGCTCCTGGAGTGTTTCGGGCTCTTCGGCGAGGAGGCGACGGTCTAATATGAAGGCATCCCTTTCATTGAGTTTGTTTCTGAATTCTACGACCTTCTGCGAAAACGCCTCCGATTCCTGATTCCTGCTTACCACTTCCTCGATATTGTCGTCATGGGCCAGGGTGTCCAGCATGGTGTGATTGCTATCGTCGGCAAGGGGGGCGTCCAGGGACACGTCCGAATTGCCGAGCCTGCGGGTCATCTCCACGACTTCTTTCTCCTTTACCCCAAGATCGCTCGAAAGGCGCTCGAGGGACGGATCGATGCCGAGGGATTCAAGGTTTCTCCTTTCCTTGTTGAGGCCGTAAAACAGCCTTCTTTCCGCCTGGGTGGTCCCGACTTTTACGAGGCTCCAGGATTCCATAATATATTTCAGGATATAGGCCCTTATCCAGAATGACGCATAGGAGGAGAACTTCGTGCCCTTATAGGGGTTATATTTCTGCACCGCCCGAAGAAGACCGATGTTTCCTTCCTGGATCATATCCAGGATATTGAGGTAAGAATTATAATATCCCAGCGATATCTTGACCACGAGCCTGAGGTTCGAGAGGGCGAGCCTCTGTGCAGCCTCCCGGTCGCCTTGTTCATGTATGAGGCGCGTGGTCTCGAGCTCCTCTTCTCTCGAGAGCACGGGATGGGCCGATATTTCCTTAAGGTATGCTTTCAAGGGGTCGAAAACGACGGGAAGATCCTTCTTTGATTCTACCGCGCCTTCGTCCACATCCACATCGTGTAAATGAGTCATGTTCTTTGCCTCCTCTCATTCGGAAAGCCGGAAGAGCTGCTTCCCGTTTGTTTTGCAACTACGTTTTTTTGGAGGGCCCTTCGAATATTCCGGTCATCGTGTGGGTGCTGCGTAGCCGGCTGAATCCTGCCTCAAAATACTGCCGGCTTTGAGTCAAACTACAATCCGGCGTGTTTTGCGGCTTAAGGCGACCGATTCCGGCGCCTTCTCCGGAAAAGAACAGGCCCTGCGTCACGACAACCACTTTTTGAACAGGCGCTCTCTATGTAATATCAATTATCAGGACATTTCTTATTACTATCCATGTTAAGGATTTGTATGACTTGTTTCCAATATTACAAGAAATGTGCCACGAGAGCGACTACATCAACACTCACAAGATAATCAATGAAAACAGGGTCTTGCATTTATTGACGACTCGGGCGGCCTTCAGTGGGCACCGACAAAAGTCTTGCGGGAGAAGTCAAAGGTTTCGCCGACGAGACAAAAGCGTCTTGTTACGCAAGACTATTCTTCCTCAGGGAACTCCTTCTTGCGGTCTTCCACATATCATCGGGGAATCGAAAAATAGAACGTAGCCCCCTGGTCAATCCTTCCCTCGACCCATACTGCTCCGCCATGGCGTTCGACAATTCGCTTCACAATAGCCAGACCGAGACCGGTCCCTTCGAACTCTTCACCCTGGGGGAGTCGTTCGAACGCATTAAAGAGCTTATCGGCATCGCCCGCGGCGAATCCGATACCATTATCTTTCACGAAATAGATGGTTCTTTCCGGCTCAACCCGTCCGCCCACGTGAATGTCCGCCATCTCCCTCGGCCGGGTATATTTGACGGCATTACTCAGGAGGTTGACCAAGACTTGCGTAATCATTGCTTCGTCGCCTTCCATATCCGGCATCGCATCAACGTGGAGGCTTATTTCTCGTTTCGGGTACAATTCCCTGAGTCGGTTAAAGACTTCTTCTGCCATTTTATCCATTTTGAGGGGCGAGAGGTTTACGGCCCTCCTTCCTGAGCTGAAGAAGTCGAGCAAATCCTGAATAAGTTTCTCCATCCGCGTGCTGCTCGCGTGAATCATCTTAAGGTATTCCCGGCCTTTCTCATCAAGGCCGTCGGCATGTTTCTCCAGGAGCCTGCGGGAAAAACCCCCGATAGTGATAAGGGGCGCCTTCAGGTCATGAGAAACGGCATAGCTGAAGGTTTTCAGTTCTCCGTTTACGGCCTCAAGCTCCGCAATGTGCCCCTTAAGCTCCTGATTGAGGGCCTGGATCTTGTCCTCTGCCCGCTTCCGGTCGGTGATGTCTTCGATGGCGAGGAGAACCATCTGTGTGCCGACACCTTCCCGGTAGAGCCTGCGAGCGTTGAGGATCATGGATTTATGTCCGATGGTCTGAAATACGTGGTTGACCGCATAGTGATCGAATTTGGCACCCGTTGGAAGAATATCCTCGAGCAGCGTACGGAGCTCAGGTATGTCCCACTGTCCGTTTCCGAGGTCGTAAATGTGTTTTCCTACCGTCTCACCCGGAGTTGTCTTGAAGGTCTCATAAAAGCTGCGACCGGCGGAGAGCACCTTCAATTGATCGTCCAGTACCAGAAGAGGTTCGCGCACGGTGTCCATCATCCCCTCGGCATATCCGCAGGTCTCGCGATATGCCGCCTCAGTCCCCCTGAGGGCAAATTCCAACTTTTCCACTTCAGCGGCTCGCCGCCGCATTCCTTCCAGTTCGCTGATGAGCTGCTCTGTCGTCTTATCCCTATCCCTCATCCTTGATACCCGCGAGAGGTGCTGAATGCAAAGACAAAATGCAATCGGAGACCATTCCGGAAATATCAGCAAGGGCTGAACAAAAGTCAACCCCGGGGGTGTCCAAATCCACCATCTCCAAGGTCTCGCCGAGTGGGCGACGATTGTTTAGTAGTTAACCGGCGCAACTGAAGAGGTTACCATAAGGCCAGGTATGATTCGCCGATTTCCGGATTCCTATATATTCCGAATACAGTTTCCCCATCCAGTTTGATTATAGAGTCTTTGTATGATAGAAATATGATAAATAATGGTCAGGTGGACAAGATATGAACGAGTTGCTCCGGCGAATACCTAAGGTCGACGATCTGTTCAAGGTCCCGGGATGGGTCGAGATTGTGCGCATCTATCCTGAGGGGCTGGCGAAGGACGTGCTGCGGGATTGTCTTGACCGGCTTCGGGCCGGGATAAAGAACGGCAACCTGACTGCGGTCCCGCCTGTCGAGGCGGTGCTCGATGAGGTCCGGGCCGAGGTGGCGCGCCGCTCGGCGCCGAGTCTCAAACGGGTGATCAACGCCACGGGGGTGATAATTCACACCAATCTCGGCAGGTCTCTTTTGCCTGCCTCCGCCGTGAAAGCAATTACGAACGCGGCGGGACGGTACGTGAACCTCGAGTACGATCTCGCCGAAGGCGCGCGGGGCGACCGGTACGAGCACTGTACCTTTATTTTAAGGAAGCTCACCGGATGCGAGAACGCCCTGGTGGTGAATAACAACGCGGCGGCAGTGATCCTTGTGCTCAATACCCTGGCGGAGGGGCGGGAGGTAGTCATTTCGCGGGGCGAGCTGGTCGAGATAGGCGGCTCGTTCCGTATTCCCGAGGTGATGAAGAAGAGCGGCGCTGTGCTCAGGGAAGTGGGCACCACCAACAGAACCTACAAGGAAGATTTCGAACGGGCCATAGGCGGTGAGACGGCCTTACTCATGAAGGCCCATACAAGTAATTTCAGGATCAAGGGTTTTGTCCGGGAGATCGGGGTGGACGAGCTTGCCGAGCTGGGGCGCACGCACGATGTCCCTACCTACTTCGACGCGGGAAGCGGTCTTCTCATGCCCCTGAAGGAGCTGGGGATTTCCGGCGAGCCCCTCATCAGGGAGGACCTCGCGAAAGGGATGGATGTCATATCCTTTAGCGGGGATAAATTGCCCGGCGCTCCCCAGGCGGGAATCATCATCGGAAAGGACGAATATATCAGGGCGATCAGAAAGAACCCCCTTGCCCGGGCGTTGAGAGCGGATAAGCTCACCCTCGCGGGGCTCGAAGCAACCCTCCTTCTTTATCTGGACGGAGAGAAGGCAAAGGCGGAGGTCCCGACCTTGCAGATGCTTCACATGGACGAGGAGACCCTGAGAAGGAGGGCCTCCCGTATAGTCAGGATCCTTAAGGGCCGCCTTACGGGGTCCTCCGTGGAGCCGGCAGGCATGTTCTCCGAAGTGGGGGGCGGCACCCTGCCGGATGTCTATATCCCTTCTTTTGGTATTGTCCTGAAACCTGAGGGCATCAGCGCGTCCCGGCTTGAAGAGCGTTTGCGTTGCCTCGAGATCCCCATTATTGCACGAATCGAAAAGGAAGCGGTCCTTCTCGACCTGAGGTGCGTGCTCAAGGATGAGGAGCCGGTCCTGATCTCGGGCATCGTCTCCGCCCTCGCGAATGGATGAGACGCGGTTCACCATAATCGTAAATGGGGAAGGCAAGAGGATCGACCTCTTTCTTTCGGAAAAGCTTTCCATTACAAGGACCAAGGTCAAGAACATGATAGAGGCCGGCCACGTGCGCGTGGACGGCAAACCTCCGAAGCCCTCGGCGAAATTGAAAAAAGGCACCCTCCTTGAGGGTGAGATGGAGCAGGAAGAGCCCCTTACCCTCACCCCCGAGTCCATCCCCCTCGACATCCTCTATGAAGATCCTTATCTCCTCGCCATAAACAAGCCTAAGGACATGGTGGTCCACCCTTCGCCGGGTCACTGGTCGGGGACCCTCGTAAATGCCATACTCGGCTACATGGGGGGAGTGATCCCTTTTCTCGCGAACGGGGAAGAGGAAGAAGATGAAAATAGCGAAGGGGAGGGCGAAGCAACGGAATTCCCCCCGATTTTCTTTCGGCCCGGCATCGTCCACAGGCTCGATAAAGGCACCACGGGCGTCATAATTATCGCCAAGGACGGAAAGACCGGCGAGCAGCTCTCCTCCCTTTTCAAGAACCGTGAGATCACCAAGACTTACCGGGCGATTGCGGAAGGTACGCCGGTAAAGAGCGAGGGGACGATAAAGGGCGCCATCGGCCGTCACCCCGTGGACCGGAAAAAGATGGCGGTCCTGAAGGATAAGGGGAGAGAGGCGGAGACAGGATACAAGGTGCTCAAAAAATTGAAAGGCTTCTCCTATGTAGAGGCATACCCGAAGACAGGGAGGACCCATCAGATACGGGTCCACCTCGCCAGTATCGGGCATCCCGTGGTGGGTGACGACGCATACGGGAAAAAAGCCCGGAGCCTGGCGGACCGGCCCCTCCTTCACGCCTATTCGATAACGTTTATCCATCCCGCGACCGGTGAAAAGCTTGTCGTTACCGCTCCGGTGCCCGAGGATATGGAGGAGTTCATTACATCCCATGAAATTTGAGGTGAGGGAAAAATCAGGCTGGACCTACTATTGCGCCCCCGACCTTGAAGAAAGAGGCGTCGGCCATGGGTTTTTTACGTCCCTGACACCCTCTTATATAATGGAGGGAGAAGAGCGGCAAAAATTCCTCACCGCCTTCGGTCTTCGCGACCTCGTTATTTTGAAACAGGAGCATGGGGACGAGGTTCATCTCGTGCAAAGAGGCGAGCGCCCTTTATCGGGAGACGGCATCATCCTCCTCGAAAAGAGGGTGGCGGGGATCATCAAGACCGCGGACTGTCTCCCCGTGATACTTGCGGAGCCTCAATTTCCTGTCGCGGCCATTGTACACGCGGGCTGGCGCGGCACGGCCCTGGGGATCGCGGGCAAGGCAGTAAGGATGTTGGTTCAAATGGGCGTGGAAAGGAAGAAGATTATCGCCCTTTTAGGCCCTGCCATAGGGACGTGCTGCTACGAAGTGCAAAAGGACGTGGAAGAGGTCTTTCTGGAGAAGGACTTTTCCCCCAATGTGATCCACAGGATCGACGGTGCACTCATGCTCGATCTCAGGGCAGCGAACCGGGAGACCCTCGCACGCGCCGGCGTGGAGGCCGTCTACGAGGCCGGCTCATGCACTCTCTGCTCGGGCGGCTTCCATTCCTTCAGGGGAGGAGAAAAGGTGGAGCGCCAGATAAACTTTGTCTCCCTCGGGCGATTCGAGGTATAATTACCGTATCATATGAGAACCTATAAGAAAGACCTTCTTTTCAGCGCCGTTATTGCGGCGATCTTTATTTTCCTCATCTACCTGGAGACCCAGCTTCCTTTCTTCAAGCGCTTCATCCCCGTAGGCGAAAACAAGATCATCGTCGTCATCTTCAATATCAACATGCTCCTCATCCTCCTTTTCCTCTACCTCTTCTGCCGGGCCCTCATCAAGACATACCTGGAGAAGAAGAGAGGGATATGGGGCTCGGGCCTGAAGACGAAGCTCATTGCGACCCTTCTTTGCGTCTCCCTCATACCCTCATTCACCCTTTTCTTTCTCGCCACCGGTTTCTTCAACGTGAGCATGGATAAGTGGTTCAGCCAGAAAATAGAGGATACGGTGGTCAACGCCCTGGAGCTCTCCCAGTTCTACTATAACGATCTCTACCAGAGATACGACAAGACGAGCGAGTTGATGTCCCGGGAGATCAGCCGGAAAAAGCTTTTCGCCAGGGATGCCGATCTGGAAGATTATATAGACAAGGCGGTGGTGAACCACGTCCTCGGATATGCTGCCGTATATAATATGTCCGGAGACTTGAGGATAAGCAGCGAAGGCATCAAAGAGGAAATTGTGCAGAAGCTTACGGAAAAGGTGAAACTCTTCATCAAGGGCGGTGCAATGAGGTCGATTATGCCCATGCCTGAGGGAGAACTTTTTGTGGCGGGGAATAAGATCAGGGACGAGTCGGGGAATCCTACGGCTTTGCTTCTCGTGGGTGACCTCATAGGGGTCCACGGAGCGGAGAAGATCCAGGAGATCGCATCGGCCCACCAGGAGTTCAAGGAATCGAGGCCCCTCAAGAAGATTTTGAAATACGGTTTTATGGTTCCCCTCTCCCTTATTACTATTATGACCATATTCTTTTCCGTGTGGGTCGGCACGAAGATGGCAACGGAGATCACGACCCCTATCCGGCGCGTCAAAGAAGGGGCGTCGATTATCGCCAAGGGCAAATTCGATATCAATCTCGAAGACCGGGGAAAGGATGAGATCAGCACCCTTGTCACGGCCTTCAACTCCATGGCTAAAGAGCTGAAGATCACCAAAGAGGAGATCGAAGAGAAGAGGAGATATATCGAGGTCATCCTTGATAACGTGGCCACCGGCATTGTTTCCACCGATGTAAAGGGCGGCATACTGCTCCTCAACCGGGCGGCCCGGATGATCCTCGGCATCGAAGGGGAAGTGGCGCCGGGCACCCATGTGAAAGAGATCTTCGG comes from Syntrophorhabdaceae bacterium and encodes:
- a CDS encoding ATP-binding protein, with the protein product MRTYKKDLLFSAVIAAIFIFLIYLETQLPFFKRFIPVGENKIIVVIFNINMLLILLFLYLFCRALIKTYLEKKRGIWGSGLKTKLIATLLCVSLIPSFTLFFLATGFFNVSMDKWFSQKIEDTVVNALELSQFYYNDLYQRYDKTSELMSREISRKKLFARDADLEDYIDKAVVNHVLGYAAVYNMSGDLRISSEGIKEEIVQKLTEKVKLFIKGGAMRSIMPMPEGELFVAGNKIRDESGNPTALLLVGDLIGVHGAEKIQEIASAHQEFKESRPLKKILKYGFMVPLSLITIMTIFFSVWVGTKMATEITTPIRRVKEGASIIAKGKFDINLEDRGKDEISTLVTAFNSMAKELKITKEEIEEKRRYIEVILDNVATGIVSTDVKGGILLLNRAARMILGIEGEVAPGTHVKEIFGDDYRSILKSFLREIKESESTSVTQEIKLKLRKEITYIRASLTVLKGEDMRNEGFILTLDDISHIVRAEKLATWREVARKLTHEIKNPLTPIMLSAERIRRKLLPKAGEDERGILDEATSVIITSVQDIKGIVNELTKLTHNSQAKTLEDINSVVEETIGLYRHLYQNVVFEVEQSSTPRIKLDRDGLKRALINLITNSIKALGAEGGTIAVATRYDKASRSGIIEFADTGKGISDEDKGRIFDPYFTKDKDGTGLGLAIVNSIILEHHGKISVADNAPRGTRFIIELPL
- the selA gene encoding L-seryl-tRNA(Sec) selenium transferase, which codes for MNELLRRIPKVDDLFKVPGWVEIVRIYPEGLAKDVLRDCLDRLRAGIKNGNLTAVPPVEAVLDEVRAEVARRSAPSLKRVINATGVIIHTNLGRSLLPASAVKAITNAAGRYVNLEYDLAEGARGDRYEHCTFILRKLTGCENALVVNNNAAAVILVLNTLAEGREVVISRGELVEIGGSFRIPEVMKKSGAVLREVGTTNRTYKEDFERAIGGETALLMKAHTSNFRIKGFVREIGVDELAELGRTHDVPTYFDAGSGLLMPLKELGISGEPLIREDLAKGMDVISFSGDKLPGAPQAGIIIGKDEYIRAIRKNPLARALRADKLTLAGLEATLLLYLDGEKAKAEVPTLQMLHMDEETLRRRASRIVRILKGRLTGSSVEPAGMFSEVGGGTLPDVYIPSFGIVLKPEGISASRLEERLRCLEIPIIARIEKEAVLLDLRCVLKDEEPVLISGIVSALANG
- a CDS encoding ATP-binding protein, with protein sequence MRDRDKTTEQLISELEGMRRRAAEVEKLEFALRGTEAAYRETCGYAEGMMDTVREPLLVLDDQLKVLSAGRSFYETFKTTPGETVGKHIYDLGNGQWDIPELRTLLEDILPTGAKFDHYAVNHVFQTIGHKSMILNARRLYREGVGTQMVLLAIEDITDRKRAEDKIQALNQELKGHIAELEAVNGELKTFSYAVSHDLKAPLITIGGFSRRLLEKHADGLDEKGREYLKMIHASSTRMEKLIQDLLDFFSSGRRAVNLSPLKMDKMAEEVFNRLRELYPKREISLHVDAMPDMEGDEAMITQVLVNLLSNAVKYTRPREMADIHVGGRVEPERTIYFVKDNGIGFAAGDADKLFNAFERLPQGEEFEGTGLGLAIVKRIVERHGGAVWVEGRIDQGATFYFSIPR
- a CDS encoding RNA polymerase factor sigma-32, with the translated sequence MTHLHDVDVDEGAVESKKDLPVVFDPLKAYLKEISAHPVLSREEELETTRLIHEQGDREAAQRLALSNLRLVVKISLGYYNSYLNILDMIQEGNIGLLRAVQKYNPYKGTKFSSYASFWIRAYILKYIMESWSLVKVGTTQAERRLFYGLNKERRNLESLGIDPSLERLSSDLGVKEKEVVEMTRRLGNSDVSLDAPLADDSNHTMLDTLAHDDNIEEVVSRNQESEAFSQKVVEFRNKLNERDAFILDRRLLAEEPETLQELGERFNISRERVRQLEIRIMGRLKTSFRKERAAFGM
- a CDS encoding RluA family pseudouridine synthase, with amino-acid sequence MDETRFTIIVNGEGKRIDLFLSEKLSITRTKVKNMIEAGHVRVDGKPPKPSAKLKKGTLLEGEMEQEEPLTLTPESIPLDILYEDPYLLAINKPKDMVVHPSPGHWSGTLVNAILGYMGGVIPFLANGEEEEDENSEGEGEATEFPPIFFRPGIVHRLDKGTTGVIIIAKDGKTGEQLSSLFKNREITKTYRAIAEGTPVKSEGTIKGAIGRHPVDRKKMAVLKDKGREAETGYKVLKKLKGFSYVEAYPKTGRTHQIRVHLASIGHPVVGDDAYGKKARSLADRPLLHAYSITFIHPATGEKLVVTAPVPEDMEEFITSHEI
- the pgeF gene encoding peptidoglycan editing factor PgeF, which translates into the protein MKFEVREKSGWTYYCAPDLEERGVGHGFFTSLTPSYIMEGEERQKFLTAFGLRDLVILKQEHGDEVHLVQRGERPLSGDGIILLEKRVAGIIKTADCLPVILAEPQFPVAAIVHAGWRGTALGIAGKAVRMLVQMGVERKKIIALLGPAIGTCCYEVQKDVEEVFLEKDFSPNVIHRIDGALMLDLRAANRETLARAGVEAVYEAGSCTLCSGGFHSFRGGEKVERQINFVSLGRFEV
- a CDS encoding c-type cytochrome; protein product: MSRKICQLVVCVMILAFVAPAFAYTTDQASNGKVLYGKNCAVCHGANGEGGTVPEQFGKKLAGKKTSPVAGPGYLPKMKTAGQAYEFASKNMPANKPGSLKSNEYLDIIAFALQANGIQPDGEPLTPASAEKIKLAGGAK
- a CDS encoding YwbE family protein, with amino-acid sequence MRSDIQRGTKVAIVLKKDQRTGTLTNGTVKDILTKSAHHPHGIKVRLENGEIGRVKKIFP